The Paenibacillus swuensis genome contains the following window.
TTTTTAAGATGAGAGATTTGATTATTAATAATGATCATAGCTATGATTATAAAAATAAGGCTGATCAGATTACTGAGCAGTATCTTGGTACGTATTCCGTTTCTTATATTGGTGAACATTGCTCATTACCCTTCCTATATTAAAAACTGTTTATATTAGTCATATCTATCAATTTTAGCATATATACACCTGTTCATGTTCATATTAATAGTAAAGAACCGGCCATCGAAGGATGACCGGTTCTTTATGGTGTTCTTTACATACTAGTTTATGCGAATTGCGGGAGATAAGCTTTATTGGCTTCAAACATGCGATCAACCATCGACTTGATCTCTTCCAGGCTAAGAACCGCAGAGGTCAACGGGTCAAAGCAGATGGCTTGGAAGACCTTTCTGCGATCTCCGGTTAATGCGCCCTCGATAGCCAGTTCCTCTATTCTTGCGCTGGTATTCACAAGCAATGCCAACTGATCGGGGAGCGGCCCCACGTGCATCGGGCTTAATCCGCGCTTAGAGGCCAGGACGGGCACCTCCACACAACATCCTTCCGGCAAGTTGTTAATTAATCCGAAGTTTCGGACGTTCCCGTTAAATTCGAACAAGGTCTGATCTCCGAACACGGCGTTGAAAATGTAGGAAGCGTACTCATTTCCTCGCTTCAATTCAATCGGGCTATCGCGCCATTCCTCAAGTTGTTTATTCCAATCAAGCGCGGGATTGTCACGATGCTGAAGACCGGGCGCGTATAAACCCGGATTCCAGCCTGTGCCGTGCGTACAGTATTTCTCGATAAGGTCCGGACGTTTCCGGAACCAGGCATTATACTCGGAGTTATGCCCGCTCGATTCCGTCACATAATAATCCAGGTGCAGGTACATCTCATTCCTTACTTGTTCCTCATTGTAAATCTCCGGTCGATTGACAACCGCTTCGCGGATTAACGGATACGCGTCCTTACCGTTCCACTTGAAATCCAGGTAGAAGGCCTGATGGTTGATACCAGCACATCGATACGTGATTTCCCCCATCGGAGCTCCGATCCATCCCGCCAACATTTCAGCGGTACCCTGTACACTGTGGCACAAACCCGTTACCTTTACATTCGTTTCGCTTTGCATGACACGGCATAACATAGCCATCGGATTGGTGTAGTTGAGGAACACGGCGTCCGGACAATACCGTTCAATATCACGGCAAATCTCCAGCATCACAGGTACGGTTCGCAGGAAACGGAAGATGCCCGCCGGTCCTCTGGTGTCACCAATGTTAATATTTACGCCGTACTCCATCGGAATCTCCAAATCTGTCCGCCAAACATCCACATCATGTGCAAGAAGCGTGCATATAACCCCATTGGCGCCTTTCAGCGCTTCAACTCGATCCGTTGTGGCTTCGACCTTGGCCGGATATTGACCCGCGGCAATGATATTGTCCACGGTCTGCTTCGCATAGGCTAGACGATCTTTGTCGATGTCTAATAACGTAATCGTGCAGTCCACAAAGGCCGGAAACGTAAGCAGGTCGCGAACTAAATTCTTGGTGAACACCAGACTTCCTGCACCGATAAAGACGAATTTAGCCATACCGAGACATCTCTCCTCTTCTAACTATGAATATTTATTTCGCTGCCTGACGCTCGTCATATTGCTTCGTCCACGCTTCCTCTACACCTTTAAGGCCCATACCTTCATATTTCTTAAGCGTTTCAGCTAAGCGAGTGTCGACTTCTTCCGGACTCTTAGCCATAATAATCTTAGTGATGTCCGGTAATAGGCCCGATTTAATGTTAGCCCATGCAATGCCTTCTGGCGTTGTCGGATCGATGCTCAAGATGCCGAGAGCCGTCCCGTCAAAGCCTGCCGCTTCAGCAATCTGACGATCCGCTTTACGATCCGGGGATTCACTCACG
Protein-coding sequences here:
- the melA gene encoding alpha-galactosidase; the encoded protein is MAKFVFIGAGSLVFTKNLVRDLLTFPAFVDCTITLLDIDKDRLAYAKQTVDNIIAAGQYPAKVEATTDRVEALKGANGVICTLLAHDVDVWRTDLEIPMEYGVNINIGDTRGPAGIFRFLRTVPVMLEICRDIERYCPDAVFLNYTNPMAMLCRVMQSETNVKVTGLCHSVQGTAEMLAGWIGAPMGEITYRCAGINHQAFYLDFKWNGKDAYPLIREAVVNRPEIYNEEQVRNEMYLHLDYYVTESSGHNSEYNAWFRKRPDLIEKYCTHGTGWNPGLYAPGLQHRDNPALDWNKQLEEWRDSPIELKRGNEYASYIFNAVFGDQTLFEFNGNVRNFGLINNLPEGCCVEVPVLASKRGLSPMHVGPLPDQLALLVNTSARIEELAIEGALTGDRRKVFQAICFDPLTSAVLSLEEIKSMVDRMFEANKAYLPQFA